In one window of Methanolobus mangrovi DNA:
- a CDS encoding aldehyde dehydrogenase family protein: MQPDIKTIFRLQQNTAPILALTDAKERIERLLRIDNYLKDEKHLAELYKALYKDLRKPEVEVISTEVGVIQTQIAYLKKNLSNWARDHKASTPLPLIGTRSYLRYEPKGVVLIMSPWNFPLNLSLVPLVYAIAAGNAVMLKPSEISSHTSVYIKNMIEELFDWNEVAVIQGDASVASELLELPFNHIFFTGSPRVGKIVMAKAAEHLCSVTLELGGKSPAIIDETANIPKMAKRLAWAKSINCGQTCVTPDYLILHDSIKDSFINEFESSLKEFYAPSDKGIDQSPDYCRIINDHHFQRLNSLYEDALEKGACVLTGGELDGTDRFIAPTILDNISEEMSIMQEEIFGPLLPVISYSDRSMVKKIIHNHPNPLMLYIASNDKNNIRYYMDGNPAGGTVINDYMLGYSNPNLPFGGVNNSGMGKSLGFHCFMEFSNKRSIIHRKWGSLSMIYPPYNDRVQWLVKMMYRWM, from the coding sequence ATGCAGCCGGATATTAAAACAATATTCAGACTTCAGCAGAATACTGCACCTATATTGGCACTTACAGATGCAAAAGAAAGAATCGAGCGTCTGTTACGCATTGATAATTATCTGAAAGATGAGAAACACCTTGCAGAACTCTATAAAGCCCTGTACAAAGATCTGCGCAAGCCGGAAGTAGAGGTCATATCAACTGAAGTAGGAGTCATTCAGACGCAGATAGCCTACCTGAAAAAGAATTTAAGCAATTGGGCACGGGACCATAAAGCCTCCACTCCACTACCATTGATCGGTACCCGTTCCTACCTTCGTTATGAACCCAAGGGAGTGGTACTTATTATGTCACCCTGGAACTTCCCACTGAACCTCTCCCTTGTTCCTCTGGTCTATGCCATAGCTGCAGGTAATGCTGTCATGTTAAAGCCCAGTGAGATCTCATCCCATACTTCTGTCTACATAAAGAACATGATAGAGGAATTGTTTGACTGGAACGAAGTTGCTGTTATTCAGGGTGATGCTTCGGTAGCCAGTGAACTACTGGAACTGCCGTTCAATCATATTTTTTTCACAGGCAGCCCACGGGTTGGAAAAATTGTCATGGCCAAAGCTGCAGAGCACCTTTGTAGCGTAACCCTGGAGCTTGGAGGAAAATCACCTGCTATCATAGATGAAACTGCAAATATTCCTAAAATGGCAAAACGCCTTGCTTGGGCAAAATCAATAAATTGCGGACAGACCTGTGTAACTCCCGATTATCTCATCCTGCATGACTCAATAAAAGACTCCTTCATCAATGAGTTCGAATCGTCACTCAAAGAGTTCTATGCACCTTCTGATAAGGGTATAGACCAATCACCGGATTATTGCAGGATAATAAATGACCATCACTTCCAGCGACTTAATTCCCTGTACGAGGATGCACTTGAAAAAGGAGCATGTGTACTGACAGGAGGTGAACTGGATGGCACTGACCGTTTCATTGCCCCTACTATTCTCGATAACATTTCAGAAGAAATGAGCATTATGCAGGAAGAGATATTCGGTCCTCTGCTCCCTGTAATAAGCTACAGTGACAGGTCAATGGTGAAGAAAATCATCCACAACCATCCGAATCCACTAATGCTCTACATAGCCAGTAATGACAAAAATAACATCAGGTATTACATGGACGGTAACCCTGCCGGAGGAACGGTCATCAATGATTATATGCTCGGTTACAGCAACCCGAACCTGCCCTTTGGAGGAGTGAATAACAGTGGCATGGGAAAGTCACTTGGATTTCATTGTTTTATGGAGTTTTCCAATAAGAGAAGCATAATTCATCGTAAATGGGGATCACTGAGTATGATCTACCCTCCATATAATGACCGTGTCCAATGGTTAGTGAAAATGATGTACCGGTGGATGTGA
- a CDS encoding SDR family NAD(P)-dependent oxidoreductase, translating to MVSENDVPVDVTMSGKNDFKAHHANSVKRTALITGGAGGIGQELAKLFARDSYNLVLVDRNEEDLESAKNKLHAVNPDIRILLLEQDLTSQDAAKKVYEFTQKHDLQINVLVNCAGFGTYGFVNDIDDDRELDMLQLHVINLYRMTRLYLKDMVERNEGQIINMSSISAFQPNPYFATYGASKSFVLQFSRALNYELKEKGLNVKVLAVCPTAVKDTGFKAFAGMEHTRAFRSWMVVNASIVARDTYLAMECDRDLVIPGRGFGLLQRITSRLPVSLLMRISRSELKETAGFLSREMFTCSSEKGADQ from the coding sequence ATGGTTAGTGAAAATGATGTACCGGTGGATGTGACCATGAGCGGTAAGAATGATTTCAAAGCTCATCATGCAAACTCCGTTAAAAGAACTGCATTGATTACCGGAGGAGCAGGGGGTATCGGACAGGAATTGGCAAAGCTCTTTGCACGTGACAGTTACAATCTGGTACTGGTCGATAGAAATGAAGAGGACCTGGAATCTGCAAAAAATAAATTGCATGCCGTTAATCCAGATATTCGAATACTGCTGCTGGAGCAGGATCTAACGAGTCAGGATGCTGCAAAGAAGGTATATGAATTTACCCAGAAACATGACCTTCAGATCAATGTGCTGGTTAACTGCGCAGGTTTTGGCACTTACGGTTTTGTCAATGATATTGACGATGACAGGGAACTGGATATGCTGCAACTGCACGTGATAAACCTCTACCGTATGACACGTCTTTACCTGAAGGATATGGTAGAGCGGAATGAGGGACAGATAATCAACATGTCATCAATATCGGCCTTCCAGCCAAATCCTTATTTTGCTACTTACGGTGCCAGTAAAAGTTTTGTATTGCAGTTCAGCAGGGCACTGAATTACGAATTGAAAGAGAAGGGATTGAATGTGAAGGTGCTGGCTGTCTGCCCTACTGCAGTGAAGGATACAGGATTTAAGGCATTTGCCGGGATGGAACACACCAGAGCTTTCCGTTCATGGATGGTGGTCAATGCCAGCATTGTTGCACGTGATACATACCTTGCAATGGAATGTGACAGGGATCTTGTCATTCCAGGCAGGGGTTTTGGTCTGTTACAACGTATCACCAGCCGTCTGCCTGTAAGTTTGCTGATGAGGATATCACGTTCAGAGCTGAAGGAAACCGCCGGGTTCCTTTCAAGAGAAATGTTCACCTGCTCTTCTGAAAAAGGAGCAGATCAATAG
- a CDS encoding DUF5714 domain-containing protein — protein MDIGYKENANNDVCGMKDVHIPMSSVSSTDNVPGCKTDCLVCGTDVDYLSEPVSASCYYCGVEEGTYFVCKEKHYVCNNCHSKDAITIIENICKTTYLADPLSIAEIIMEHPGIHMHGPEHHALVPAVLVAAYQNYIGETDKKPILEAIKRGSNVPGGYCGLYGTCGAGVGVGIAMCVLLEATPLKPEERSHANWATSRTLNSIADAGGARCCKKATRIALEQGMRYLSDMFDLEWYKKADFHVKCNYTQYNKECDRNCRYRSDA, from the coding sequence ATGGATATTGGATATAAGGAAAATGCAAATAATGATGTCTGTGGGATGAAAGATGTTCATATTCCTATGAGCTCAGTTTCAAGTACAGATAACGTGCCCGGTTGCAAGACAGATTGCCTTGTCTGTGGTACCGATGTCGATTACCTGAGTGAGCCGGTAAGTGCCAGCTGCTATTATTGCGGAGTTGAGGAGGGGACATACTTCGTATGCAAAGAGAAACATTATGTGTGCAATAATTGTCATTCTAAAGATGCAATCACCATTATCGAGAATATCTGCAAGACCACATATCTTGCCGATCCGTTGTCGATAGCAGAGATTATAATGGAGCATCCGGGTATTCATATGCATGGACCGGAACACCATGCTCTTGTTCCAGCAGTTCTTGTGGCTGCCTACCAAAACTATATCGGTGAAACTGACAAAAAACCCATTCTTGAAGCGATCAAGCGCGGAAGTAACGTTCCCGGTGGCTATTGTGGCCTTTACGGAACATGTGGTGCAGGAGTCGGTGTGGGAATCGCAATGTGTGTCCTGCTGGAAGCCACTCCCCTGAAGCCTGAAGAAAGATCACATGCCAACTGGGCGACATCAAGGACTCTTAACTCCATCGCAGATGCCGGTGGAGCCCGATGCTGTAAGAAGGCAACCCGTATCGCACTGGAACAGGGAATGAGATACCTTTCAGATATGTTCGACCTCGAATGGTACAAAAAAGCAGACTTCCACGTTAAGTGCAATTACACCCAGTACAACAAGGAATGTGACAGGAATTGCAGGTATCGAAGTGATGCCTGA
- a CDS encoding CDGSH iron-sulfur domain-containing protein, producing the protein MDKDVRPSIKVSKNGPYIAKNVKTLRNSKGVFIDTKPVMTLCRCGGSSNMPFCDGTHAMKGFSGEKEEDRVPDRVETYVGKNISIYRNRGVCCHVGYCVHNLPSVFERGRDPWADPDAADPEEIAALIRSCPSGALSYTINGELHKEYSQEPQISILKDGPYNVTGIRLDDPDGSEPETQDHYSLCRCGASKNKPFCDGSHYDVEFKDEKN; encoded by the coding sequence GTGGATAAAGATGTCAGACCTTCGATAAAAGTATCAAAAAATGGCCCATACATTGCGAAAAATGTAAAAACACTCAGGAATTCAAAGGGTGTTTTCATTGACACAAAACCCGTTATGACACTTTGCAGATGTGGTGGGTCATCGAATATGCCATTCTGTGATGGAACACATGCAATGAAGGGTTTTTCCGGGGAAAAAGAAGAAGACCGTGTTCCCGACAGAGTTGAGACTTACGTCGGGAAAAATATCAGCATCTATCGTAACAGAGGTGTGTGTTGCCATGTAGGTTACTGTGTTCATAATCTGCCTTCGGTTTTCGAAAGGGGTAGAGATCCCTGGGCAGATCCGGATGCTGCAGACCCGGAAGAAATAGCAGCTCTCATCAGGTCCTGTCCTTCCGGTGCGCTGAGTTATACCATCAACGGAGAATTGCATAAGGAATACTCACAAGAACCGCAAATCTCAATTCTAAAAGATGGACCTTACAATGTTACAGGAATCAGGCTTGATGATCCCGATGGTTCAGAACCCGAAACCCAGGACCATTATTCCCTTTGCAGATGTGGAGCCTCAAAAAATAAACCATTCTGTGACGGCAGTCACTATGATGTTGAATTCAAAGATGAGAAGAATTGA
- a CDS encoding helix-turn-helix transcriptional regulator — MKKRLLDIIFASDKRKNVLLLLQNGPKEMDALLKSLETTRQALLPQIKILEEHYLVFHYNDNYELTTIGKLIADEMVPLLNNIELFDNDIDYWGTHNLSFIPPHLLKRIDEIGKCKILAPSLHEICEIHENFHENSKKSKSLHGVATSFYPHFVDLFSDLLSHNVNIYSIVTTDLFNKLRTQHYDDFVKIFNSELTHFYIYTKKIDFLAFAYNDYNLSLSPLKEEGHFDYKHILCSNSNAIQWAKELFDYYLKDSILVTEI; from the coding sequence GTGAAAAAACGATTACTTGATATTATATTTGCTTCAGATAAGAGAAAGAATGTACTACTATTGTTACAGAATGGTCCAAAAGAAATGGATGCTCTTCTCAAGTCACTGGAAACAACCAGACAAGCATTACTTCCTCAGATTAAGATCTTAGAAGAACATTATCTTGTGTTTCACTATAATGATAACTATGAACTAACAACTATTGGAAAACTGATAGCTGATGAGATGGTCCCTTTATTGAATAATATTGAGCTTTTTGATAATGATATTGATTACTGGGGAACTCATAATCTTAGTTTTATCCCTCCTCATTTGTTAAAAAGAATAGATGAAATTGGAAAATGTAAAATACTGGCGCCTTCACTACATGAAATATGCGAAATTCATGAAAATTTCCATGAGAACTCAAAAAAATCCAAATCTTTGCATGGAGTTGCTACCTCTTTCTATCCTCATTTTGTAGACTTATTTTCTGATCTTCTTTCACATAATGTAAATATATATTCAATTGTAACAACAGATCTATTCAACAAACTACGAACTCAGCATTATGACGATTTTGTAAAGATATTCAATAGTGAGTTAACCCATTTCTATATCTATACTAAAAAAATAGATTTTCTAGCTTTTGCATACAATGACTACAATCTTAGTTTAAGCCCACTTAAAGAAGAAGGTCACTTTGACTATAAACATATTTTATGTTCTAATTCAAATGCAATTCAATGGGCAAAAGAATTATTCGACTATTACCTAAAAGATTCTATTCTGGTAACTGAGATTTAG
- a CDS encoding PLDc N-terminal domain-containing protein yields the protein MLETIWGLIVLISVIWVIYDVATQNKGLTNIMKVVWILAALIFGILGAIAYYFLGKNK from the coding sequence ATGTTAGAAACAATATGGGGTCTTATTGTATTAATTTCTGTCATATGGGTTATATATGATGTAGCAACTCAGAACAAAGGTCTAACTAATATAATGAAAGTGGTTTGGATACTTGCAGCATTAATATTTGGTATTCTTGGAGCAATTGCATATTACTTCCTAGGGAAGAATAAATAA
- a CDS encoding CRISPR-associated protein Cas1, which translates to MEVVDNKDFIRTESYSLRVKPSRAKKLSEKFQTWMNKKVTYQDKSMIWSYVPLFKTRELAQFLNGKKRKIDFITHSYMTERQDTDEIRKKILSISYSEWKEMEFSKGTLHYMKKNAKGDKPFSLNTHVRERLDVWEGG; encoded by the coding sequence ATGGAAGTTGTGGACAACAAGGACTTCATCAGAACAGAGAGCTATTCATTGAGGGTGAAGCCATCAAGAGCTAAGAAGCTTTCAGAGAAGTTCCAGACTTGGATGAATAAAAAAGTAACCTATCAGGATAAATCAATGATATGGAGCTATGTTCCTTTGTTTAAAACAAGGGAGTTGGCTCAATTTCTGAACGGTAAAAAGAGGAAAATTGATTTTATTACTCATTCTTACATGACTGAAAGACAGGATACTGATGAGATCAGGAAGAAGATATTGAGCATTTCTTATTCTGAATGGAAGGAAATGGAATTTTCTAAGGGGACACTGCATTATATGAAAAAGAATGCTAAAGGGGATAAACCGTTTAGCCTGAATACTCATGTTAGAGAAAGATTGGATGTTTGGGAAGGGGGTTGA
- a CDS encoding META domain-containing protein, with translation MRNTRKILTLLFICFLATATLLVSGCTETVDDSEDVNNEEMGTETISINDVADIEWQWSGLIETEPASQSVVPDPEYYTIVFNSDNTYSIKADCNVGSGAYTLEGSDLTLLPGPMTLVYCGTDSLDTQYLSLLSNVTTVSIDNGKLVLGIGENGDRMLFVKEGTSPESNEESEPLSSFNGTISSLEDGASYPMLLLESEEISNSGYTEGIKFVISEETVIVDPNGGLFDSENLKEGMNVRVFFGPALTRSIPPIGQAELIQLK, from the coding sequence ATGCGAAATACGAGAAAAATACTTACTTTACTTTTCATATGCTTTTTAGCCACAGCCACTCTTTTAGTATCCGGCTGTACTGAAACTGTTGATGATTCGGAAGATGTGAACAACGAAGAAATGGGAACTGAAACCATTTCCATAAATGATGTAGCTGATATTGAATGGCAATGGTCAGGACTTATTGAAACGGAACCTGCCAGCCAATCCGTAGTTCCTGATCCTGAATACTACACAATTGTCTTTAACTCGGATAATACATACTCAATTAAAGCAGACTGCAACGTTGGAAGTGGAGCCTACACACTGGAAGGTAGTGATCTTACACTATTACCAGGACCAATGACACTTGTATACTGTGGTACCGATTCGCTGGATACTCAATATCTTTCCTTATTGAGCAATGTAACAACTGTATCAATTGACAATGGCAAGCTTGTTCTCGGTATAGGGGAGAATGGTGACAGAATGCTTTTTGTTAAAGAGGGAACATCCCCAGAAAGCAACGAAGAATCCGAACCTCTTAGCAGCTTCAATGGAACCATATCTTCACTCGAAGATGGGGCTTCTTATCCAATGCTCCTGCTTGAAAGTGAGGAAATAAGCAACTCAGGATATACAGAAGGAATTAAATTTGTGATATCTGAAGAAACAGTCATAGTGGATCCAAATGGAGGTCTTTTTGATTCAGAGAATCTAAAAGAAGGAATGAATGTCAGGGTTTTCTTTGGTCCGGCATTGACCAGAAGCATTCCACCTATTGGGCAGGCCGAATTAATTCAACTTAAGTAA
- a CDS encoding MIP/aquaporin family protein — protein sequence MTSPFHKYVAEFVGTFVLVFIAAGSNAIDHLSHGYLGLTGMAAVTGLTVMVMIYAIGHISGAHINPAVTIAMAATRNIGLRDCLVYIISQMSGACAASIMLMEIFPSAVSSVNLGATSLGANVGPETGILIEAILTFLLVFTIFGVAVDTRSPPGMAGFAIGAFVLLAILFGGPVTGASMNPARSFGPALIAGYWTDHLVYWIGPIIGGIVAALLYDNVFIHESVLEENEDTIRQGV from the coding sequence ATGACAAGTCCGTTTCACAAATATGTAGCTGAATTTGTAGGGACTTTTGTTCTAGTGTTCATAGCTGCAGGTTCGAATGCAATTGACCATCTGTCACACGGTTATCTGGGTCTGACCGGCATGGCTGCTGTCACCGGTCTTACAGTCATGGTGATGATATATGCCATTGGACACATCTCAGGTGCCCATATTAATCCTGCTGTCACCATAGCAATGGCAGCAACCCGGAATATAGGATTAAGGGATTGTCTTGTCTACATTATATCCCAGATGTCAGGAGCCTGTGCAGCCAGTATAATGCTTATGGAGATATTCCCTTCTGCAGTGAGCAGTGTGAATCTCGGAGCAACAAGTCTTGGAGCTAATGTCGGACCTGAGACTGGTATACTCATTGAAGCAATCCTCACTTTTTTGCTCGTTTTCACAATATTCGGTGTTGCAGTTGATACCAGGTCCCCGCCGGGCATGGCAGGTTTTGCCATTGGTGCATTTGTTCTTCTGGCCATTCTTTTTGGTGGTCCGGTCACAGGTGCATCAATGAATCCTGCAAGGTCTTTTGGTCCGGCTCTTATCGCAGGTTACTGGACAGACCACCTGGTCTACTGGATCGGTCCGATAATTGGTGGCATTGTTGCAGCATTGCTGTATGATAATGTGTTCATCCATGAGAGTGTTCTTGAGGAGAATGAAGATACTATAAGACAAGGAGTATGA
- a CDS encoding phenylacetate--CoA ligase family protein has translation MNVSLPSRINTSIRMNVAKRKLESRKIYLQNGNPLEQWGLVKIKNDIKNSKELKALFGQKEPDREDIKQYKLIKFRELLSYVLENSPYYKDLYENTGIDPSMIRSYEDLEMLPLTEQEELANKPYHFLCVSRKNIAREFTSSGTTNMLKRMAYTQDELLEIVDSVISGLKMAGMDSRNDTLQIMYPTITATWDPGLVLSKACALSGFNSVINDSLDAHDQINTMRESGTTFIIGTSSFLYELSKQARELIKPGELGIKRIICSSEPLTETMREEIESVWGCKTLRQWGMTELGLANAIECEHQDGFHLNNPDFLVEVIDPKTGKILPAGEKGELVVTTLRRKCMPLIRYRTRDITSIIDEPCSCGACVDQRISDIERWTGN, from the coding sequence ATGAACGTGAGTCTTCCTTCAAGGATCAACACATCTATTCGTATGAATGTGGCAAAAAGAAAGCTCGAATCCAGAAAGATATACCTTCAGAACGGGAATCCACTTGAGCAGTGGGGTCTGGTCAAGATCAAAAATGATATCAAAAACAGTAAGGAACTGAAAGCACTGTTCGGTCAGAAGGAACCCGACAGGGAAGATATCAAACAGTACAAGCTTATTAAATTCAGGGAACTACTGTCATACGTATTGGAAAACAGCCCTTACTACAAGGACCTGTATGAAAATACGGGAATCGATCCCTCAATGATAAGAAGCTATGAGGACCTCGAGATGCTTCCCCTCACAGAGCAGGAAGAACTTGCAAACAAGCCCTATCATTTCCTTTGCGTTTCAAGAAAGAATATTGCCCGTGAGTTTACAAGCTCAGGCACTACTAATATGCTGAAAAGGATGGCATACACCCAGGATGAATTACTTGAGATCGTGGATTCTGTTATATCAGGCCTGAAGATGGCCGGAATGGATTCAAGGAACGATACATTGCAGATAATGTATCCGACAATAACAGCAACATGGGACCCCGGCCTTGTCCTGAGCAAAGCATGTGCCCTTTCAGGATTCAATTCTGTTATCAATGATTCTCTTGATGCGCATGATCAGATAAATACCATGAGAGAATCCGGTACGACTTTCATTATAGGAACTTCATCTTTCCTTTATGAACTCTCAAAGCAGGCCCGTGAGCTTATAAAACCCGGCGAGCTGGGAATCAAGAGGATAATCTGTTCATCCGAACCATTGACCGAAACAATGAGAGAAGAAATAGAAAGCGTATGGGGATGCAAGACCCTCAGGCAATGGGGAATGACAGAGCTGGGCCTTGCCAATGCCATAGAATGCGAGCATCAGGATGGATTCCACCTGAACAATCCTGATTTCCTTGTGGAGGTCATAGACCCGAAAACCGGAAAAATCCTGCCAGCGGGTGAGAAAGGTGAACTTGTTGTCACAACCCTGAGAAGAAAATGTATGCCTCTTATCCGTTACAGGACAAGGGATATAACTTCAATTATCGATGAGCCATGTAGCTGTGGTGCATGTGTGGACCAGAGGATCAGTGACATCGAAAGGTGGACCGGTAACTAA
- a CDS encoding radical SAM protein → MEQIGTVHSLCPECLAKIEGIKYVEDGKVYIMKNCADHGNFITLVSEDVNHYRQMEECFDVDRAKARAPLTDVERGCPFDCGLCPSHKQDTCLAIVEVTDRCNMACTYCFANSSMDASLDPDMDTIRKMFETVKKCQNDPTCIQISGGEPTLRDDLPEIIRMGKEIGITHIELNTNGIRISKDQDYFNRIAAAGVDAIYLGFDGVSDDVYMQRTGRKMLDVKTEVINRCEKAGIGVVLVPLVANGYNLHEVGKIIKFAASKVPAVRGVHFQPVFHSGRSPSDTTDKVTILELLQEIEKQTDGQLKVKNFTPSLMPHAHCGATCLTLVEGDGFLPLTNISLGAAKSAFDVASKTKKSIMGRWKGLEKDEKSTSSCGDLLIKSSCCEKSLSDITVKGSCCEKPLVDILPKNSGSKLGGGWADFIEMSKNTYLTISTMAFQDVWSYEQDRVENCCIHVVTQDGRFIPFCNYNMTDCNGNFLYRNAA, encoded by the coding sequence ATGGAACAAATAGGAACAGTCCATAGTCTGTGTCCGGAATGCCTTGCTAAGATTGAAGGCATCAAGTATGTTGAAGATGGAAAAGTATACATCATGAAGAACTGTGCTGATCACGGCAATTTTATAACCCTTGTTTCTGAGGACGTGAACCATTATCGGCAAATGGAAGAATGTTTCGATGTTGACAGGGCAAAAGCCAGGGCACCGCTGACAGATGTAGAAAGAGGCTGTCCCTTTGACTGTGGCCTGTGTCCCTCTCATAAACAGGATACCTGTCTTGCAATTGTCGAAGTTACAGACAGATGCAATATGGCCTGTACTTATTGTTTTGCCAATTCATCTATGGATGCCAGCCTTGACCCGGATATGGATACAATAAGGAAGATGTTCGAGACGGTCAAGAAATGCCAGAACGATCCCACATGCATCCAGATATCCGGCGGTGAACCAACTCTGAGGGACGACCTTCCGGAAATCATCAGAATGGGGAAGGAAATAGGGATTACCCATATCGAATTAAACACCAATGGTATCAGAATATCAAAGGATCAGGATTATTTTAATAGAATAGCAGCTGCAGGTGTTGATGCAATTTACCTTGGATTTGATGGTGTATCTGATGACGTTTACATGCAGAGAACGGGAAGAAAAATGCTGGACGTCAAAACCGAAGTCATCAACAGATGTGAAAAGGCTGGAATAGGAGTAGTTCTTGTTCCATTGGTGGCAAATGGTTACAACCTGCATGAAGTTGGCAAGATTATAAAGTTTGCAGCCAGCAAAGTTCCGGCTGTCAGAGGCGTACACTTCCAGCCAGTGTTCCACTCAGGAAGATCACCATCGGATACGACAGACAAGGTAACCATACTGGAACTCCTGCAGGAGATCGAGAAGCAGACAGACGGACAACTTAAGGTTAAGAATTTCACCCCTTCTCTCATGCCACATGCTCACTGCGGAGCCACATGTCTCACATTGGTCGAAGGCGATGGATTCCTGCCATTGACGAATATTTCACTGGGAGCTGCAAAATCTGCTTTTGATGTAGCAAGCAAGACTAAAAAATCAATAATGGGCCGTTGGAAAGGTCTGGAAAAAGATGAGAAATCCACTTCTTCCTGCGGAGATCTTCTTATCAAGAGCTCATGTTGTGAAAAATCTCTCAGTGACATTACAGTGAAGGGCTCATGCTGTGAAAAGCCACTTGTGGACATTCTTCCTAAGAATTCAGGCTCCAAGCTGGGTGGAGGATGGGCGGATTTCATTGAAATGAGCAAGAATACTTATCTCACTATCTCAACCATGGCATTTCAGGATGTCTGGTCATATGAACAGGACCGTGTTGAAAATTGTTGCATCCACGTAGTAACTCAGGATGGCAGGTTCATTCCATTCTGTAATTACAATATGACCGATTGCAACGGGAATTTCCTGTACCGAAACGCTGCCTGA
- a CDS encoding DUF7479 domain-containing protein encodes MDIKITEELDNTLKDNGFKKEEIQELIDNAESSGVKLKARDGDVSIAKGVSDNLTMYAVYSPSELLDVYAHKMSILGLTGGELNDVDYDDASDWTCAKCGEIALERNVDMTYMGVTRPGPGLVCPKCDEFYVSDGVAKTLKTAESILEEKRA; translated from the coding sequence ATGGATATTAAAATAACTGAAGAACTTGACAACACACTGAAGGACAACGGTTTCAAGAAGGAAGAGATCCAGGAACTGATCGACAACGCAGAATCCAGTGGTGTAAAACTGAAAGCACGGGATGGAGATGTTTCAATTGCAAAAGGTGTTTCAGACAACCTGACCATGTATGCAGTTTATTCACCTTCCGAACTGCTTGATGTGTATGCTCACAAAATGAGTATTCTCGGTCTCACCGGCGGAGAGCTCAATGATGTCGACTATGACGATGCAAGCGACTGGACATGTGCAAAATGTGGCGAGATCGCACTGGAAAGAAATGTAGACATGACATATATGGGTGTTACAAGACCGGGACCAGGCCTTGTATGTCCAAAATGTGATGAATTCTATGTTTCCGATGGTGTCGCAAAGACCCTGAAGACTGCAGAATCAATTCTGGAAGAAAAGAGAGCTTAA